The following is a genomic window from Theobroma cacao cultivar B97-61/B2 chromosome 10, Criollo_cocoa_genome_V2, whole genome shotgun sequence.
tcctgcaattatagcattagctttatagagagttatgaaaccttttccATAATCTCCATatcgccttggccaaggacttcaataagcgaATGTTAACCAATaactgataggatatgtcctctaaaacacttgaggtgatgattcctatcttgaccactcatttgccttcacatgcttcatactatacccaaaagcatcctgttttggcatccttggttaggcacccgtagggatgaaatcaaagtatagcactccacacataagacaacctggtgtctcaagtctagggagtatttacacaactaacacatgagaagtgttgcatagacactagagtgtattaccaaatcCACTTttcatggcgggtcatgttcagtgaacttgctctcctaggcaagcacctatattttagtttcaagtatctttatacttcaatctatgagatcgattgcttacttccaaagtaaggaatataaaatataccagtctctaagcatcattgatgtccattctcaatgatacattggccaggaacattttgagattatgctttgatgcagaggaatctcataactgcaacccattacagtttccttgcaaggcatattaatttcatggacttcatccaattagacttataatttattataattaatgtcttattgatgaaggaaaacctctaatcattcaacatgaatgatactgttgcatgattggaatcaagcctcaaccaatcccaattggccgcaaggctcatcccaacataTAAAGCCCAAGGAATTATAAATGCCTTGCAAAAGAATTGCATTGtgatacaattatgagatctttATACATCAAAGCATTGTCTCTAAAAATTCCTAATCATTGAATTATTGAGACGGGGCATCAATAATGCACAAAAATTGACATGTGCTATGTTCTTTACTTGTGAGAACCTTTTGGAAAAGTTTCTAGTGTGATTCGACTAGAGACtaagagaggaagagaaagatAATTTGTTGTCcactttgctagcacaaaagGCGTGGTTGGAAGTTCCCATCTCACTAAAGATTCCATTGCTGCTGTGTGTGCAACATTAGAGCCAAGCGATTGAGTGGCTCGGGTTCCTACACACTTTTGGGGTGTACATGGGTTTAAACATCGAGAGGATACCATTTGATTGGGATATCATTTGGCAAGGTAATCAAGTATGATTGCATTTCTCATAATGTTTTGTTCACATTAAAAGCAATAAGTTGATCCAAGGTAGGTgtggtattttatttttctattacatTGCATTTTTTAATCTGATCATGTTGTACCTAACAAAGCGTTATGTTTAAAGAGAGGGTGTGAaaataccatttaatctttttatttttgtcaaatgaCGATAAGTGTCAATACTTTTGGGTGAAGTATCATTACTTTTCTTTCTAGGTTTCAAGATTCGATTCTAGGTTttaagtatcgatacatttgaatgaagtatcgatacttgttCATCATAAAGCCATTTTGGGTTAGAAGTATCAAATTGATACCTTATGAACAGGTATTGATACCTTTTAGACAGAATGTACCTTTTGAGATAAAATGCCTATAAAAGCCTGCTAAGCTTATTTACATTTAATACCATTTATGTAAATGTCttcttttttacttctttcctttttactctccatttacttaagatatttaatgtaaataagcaaacaCTCCCTCTATTTTGATTCActaaaaaatccaaaaaatcaaattccaaaagaatcaaaatctaaattttagatttaagaataaaatcaaaaaagttTGACTGAATTTACATTTTGGGGTCTAATTTATCATAGTAAATGTACTTcaaaaattatggaaaaatCATTCTAGATTACTTCAGTACCAAAGGCACCATTAccatcattttttatttccattagatcattttataaaagtcacatattttgacccttttcaaactgaaaaaaatttctatttcaACAGTGATAACCAACCAAGGTGACAACcacaaaagataaaaaaaatacgtGAAAGGGTTTATATCCAATAAACAAAATCATGCATGATAAATATTACCCAACTATCCTTCTACAAAAGTTGGGggtttcaaagctttgatgcAATAAGATTTCATAATTAACcttttataaatttgtttGCAAAGCATAGAATGTACAGTAGACTTTATTTCAACTAATACACATGGAAggtcttatgaaaaataaagtattAAATGTAAAAACTTAAATCACAAAATTGTATCTCTATATAGCCAACCAATTGGCCTGTAGGGCATATTTGACCAAATCTATCAAAATATGAGGTTTTAGCCTTTTTATCTTGGTAAATTAAGTTACTAGGATTGTTATATGAGAATTTaatattagaattatttaatcatttaaagttaccaaattatattataaaaggGGTTCCATAAATAAGTTTAAGTTAGTCAGAGcaatctaaataaaaaaaaaattaacatgaaAACAGAAATATACTCTCTTTCTAGAGAAAAACCACTCTATTGCCATCATGAGTTTTAAACTGTGAAAAGTGCGGCCATTACTCATTTTGTAATAGTTTCCATCACTGTTAGTTTAGGACTCGCTTCTCCATCTGCTGATGAATCGCCTATCAACTTAGATTGCCgcatattaaataatataaactGAAGCTCCATTGATTGGGTTTAAGATATTGTAATTGGTAGTCTTCCCTTTGCACTTATCTTCGATCAAAATTATTCcttaagtaaaataaaaatgaagacTATATGACGCCTAAGTAGCTTGCAATCTTAGGTATTACCTAACGAGAGTAcgataaaattttgagttgCAAGATTAACTAAATTAGAGAGAATAACATAttgtataatatataaatggaTATGgtataatgttttaaaaaaatcttcaaacattttaagaaaatttaaataagtattttttttatcataatgctcaattaagtttttaaattattttaaaaaattaaaataaatttttattcttttattgcgttctatatttttatttggatcaaataatcttttatcactaATGATTGACTTATTGCCATTtgtcaaaatatcacttgtcattttatatttacatgGCACTGACATGACattgatgtgaaaaatgaaaaatgtcatatgatcatattattatAACAAACTAGCATGTCGCattattatcaattataatatgttaacaTGTCATATCATCGTCAATTATTATATGTTAATATGTCATGTCAGTATCACACAACATAAAACGTGACACTGATGTAAAAGGCGAAACTATTATATGATCATGTTATCATGTCACGTCATCACTAACTATAACATATCAGCATGCTATGTCAACACGACatgaaataataatgataTATGACATTTTAACTAGTTATAGTTAATTAGAGCCTATTTGacctaaaataaaattatatttaatgtaataaagaaataaatgcatatttgaatttttttagtagtttaatttttttttaaatataatgcctatacataatttacaaaaatcataatattCTTATTTCAGACATAACCTCACAATGTATCTTCAGTTCTTATCCAGACTAATGGATTTTCTTATATTCATTCTCTTTCGTACACAATTATGCTTTTAATGTATTGGCTGTTTAAGGAATAGGAAAAATTGGATTCTAAAGGACATCATTTGAAAACGATTTCTTACACCTCAAtcaaaattagataaattgtATGATCTGGTTCTAGAACCAGAAACCTTGCAAGAAGAGTTCAGGGCTTCTCAGGCCAGGTCTTGGTTCTAGAATCAGGAAACTAACCAGAAAAGCTCGGGATTCCGAGGCAAgtctttgtttttgatttcttCTTAAGAGGTGGAGGACAGCTGGCGTGCAACATGTCACTTTCTTGCGGCCTTGAACTGCTATTGAGGCAGGTAGAACGCTGGTGAACAGGGTCGAACACCCGAGGTGTCTGCCCGAGCTGAGACCTGGTTCTAAACCAGGTCTTGATCTAGAACCAGAAAGCTTTTACGGCTTCAAAGCCATAGTCCATAGCTTACCTAGAACTTTCGGAGCATAATTTACTCCATTCTAAGCAAGCTCGGTACCCATAAACCTTGTTCTCACCAGAAAAGAACACTGTACTAGctttgaacatttcatttcAGCATTTGCGTGTGCTTTTATACTTTATACTATAAATAATGTTCAAATCACTTCGACTTCCACTACACCAAATAGGGAAGAAAAAATTCTGATGAGAGCATATATAAGTTTATTGGTACAAAAGTATGTAGTAAACAGGGACAGTAATGAGAAAAATACGTATACAAATTCAGTTGCATCTCTTTACATACTCTATCTTTAACTACTACAGAAAATAGAAAGAGATAATGATACAGAAATGGCCTTATAAACGATATGACCACAAGGCTGGCATCTTAATATATGAAGCAAGTATCTCTCTTGAATAAGATGAAATGTAAGTAAGTTACAACAATCTCAATGGCTGTGCTACAATCTATGGATATCTGGTCTAAAATGGCTGTCATAAAATGAAAACCAATCAGGAGTTGCCCCAACTGATCTGGTTGTATGGAACGCTGGAAATCCTTCTTTAGCGTGTATCTGTGGCACTAGATCAGGATATGAGGGAAAAGTGGGATAATTCTGTAGACTGGATGAGGGTAGGACTGGTTCCAAGGAAGGATCAAAACTCGGTTTCGGAGTGGATAATCTTGACCCTGTCTCCTCACATTGACCAGTGAGAATTTGATCATCCTTGATATAACCAGATGAAGCAAATGCAGTTGGGAATGGAGAAGAACTTGTTCTAGGATACATGTAAGGGCCACTGAAAAAGCGATCACTAGAAACTGGCTGATAATTACTAGAACTACTCGATTGAGTGTTCATATAAGAGGTAGTGAGAAGATGGTTGCTAGCAGTTGGTGCAACTCCTCTATCAGGGTAGTGGTTCGCCAAACTTAATTGTGAACTTGAACCCAGAAAATTCGCTTTAGGGGCCTCTACTGAAATGTCGGTTGGTACCCTGAAGAGTCCAGAGCATCCAAGAGGAATCTCTACCCTCTCCCCAACTTTTCTTCCAGAACCAGAGGTTTCAATTGCTTTTCCTACAGATGCACCTTCTACCAGTGACAATGTACTGATTTTCTGTTGTAATGACAACCTAGCTTGTTTAAGTGAATCCAGTACACCAGTAAACCTGCCAGATGTTTCATGTGGCACCAATGCATACAGCTCATTTTTGTTCCGTGGAAGTTCTCGACACGAATGACTGCCCAAATCAGATGAAATGTGTTGCACTGCTTGGTTCCCAGGGGAATCATGTGGGTGGGCAAAGTGATGGGAGCTATTAGAAGGAGAATTGTTGCTCTGCATACTCTGATGATGATTTTCCTTTGCCATGAGAAATGTTAACTTTTGACCCGGGGAGTTGGGATTTAGAGATTCAGGAGAAAGGGAACGGCTATATCTCCAATCCTGTAAGCGATCCATATCAGCCTGTGAAGGTGGTACAAGATCATTGGAGTGAATTTTGGGTAATTCTGCAGAGAAGCTAATGTGTTCTTCCTCGGCCCCTTGGACTTGTGAGGTCGCTGTCCCAGATACATATTGAGCTTGTGCCTTGATCTCGTCTCTTTCCTCAGTGACATCTGAGTGGTTCCCAGGATCACATGAATCCTAAATAATTTATGACCAAAAGACCATGATGTTAGTATTCACAAGCAAGATTTCACTTATGTGACGAGAACATTCATAAACTATCTAGACAGCACGAGATAGGTTCAACTATCCTTATTATTAATTGCAATCAATCAATAATaagttaaaaggaaaaaaataagcaATTACTAAAAGCAACAGTGCATATAGAAACCACAACAACGAAAATGATAGCAATGCCTTCTACCAACAGGCAGAGCCAAGTGACCTTTTGCTGTATAAGAAAAGTATTTAACATTTTACGGTTTTGGGCCATATATGCTGGTATCTCATAGCATACATGGAAGAGTAGCATAGACTGCAGAGGTAGAAACTAAGGGACAGGAGCTATTTCCTCTGACTGGATATAAATACGCCTCATGGCATACTTGAAAATCCTGTAAAAGCACTAATCGTAAAACTAATGGATAAGTGTCATTCCCTCTTCTAACtggatatatatgtatgtgcATCTACATTTTCCTTTGCCAAGAATCTTATCACTTATTCAATTTGGAAACATCCTTAATTTTCTTCCAAATTTATATAGAACCTTTCAAGGCATTTAGTCACAATCTTGCAGGATGCAACAAGTCTTAAATAGTAAAGCTCAATGAAAGGAAGCAGTATATCCATAGGCATTTCCTACTCATTTGAGCAATATTAACCTCATTCCATCCCCTTTTCCTGGCTGgaggaaaaacaaaaccaaatgCATGAGAATAGAGTTGAAAGTGCATCAGAGTAGAGCCATTGAAATGTTATCAATGCATAACTGACTATGCTTCATGATAaggataatgaaaatttcctgGGACTCTTCAACAGTGAGACTTGTATTGCAAATATTTCTCCTGCTTCCTCCCATGTTTTTGGAGTCAGAATAAAACTAGGAAAGAGTGCCAAAAAAGCTAAAGATGGCTTGAAACTACCATAAATGCCTAATCTAATTCAAAATTACCAGAGAAACTTGTTATCACAGCATAACAAGATACCAAAAATGGCATATGCTAAAGACACCAAGAGGCACCAAGATAAGAAAGTTCAAAGGCTAAAATAGAATCTCGGAAAATATTCCTTGAGCTATTTTTTCCACCATAAATGAATCCAATatcatattcattttattaCTAAAGAGAACTAAAAAATAGAAGACATTGTTTGGACAAGATATGCAGATAAGATAAACAGATCAGATAAACATTAGTTTTTTGTTGTGACCATAACTCGAATTGACTTACTAAACTTGCAAAGAAGAATATCCACAAAGACATACAGGAGAAAGAGACTGATAGAGACAATAAGCTcaagacaaaacagaaagacTGGAACAATCAGAAGCTTATATCAAGcagtttaatatatatttagctCATGATGCTACTGGCTTAACTTATTGATGTTCTTTTAGGGTTTCCATAGGTAAGGATAATTATAAATTCACATTTGGCATAGAAGGTTGGGCAGTCCTGTGGGTTTTATTTTGAGAAGGTTTCAGTTATAGAGTCCATATGGTTTTGGTATCGGGTGGCATATTGTCACCAATTAAGGAACATAATAAAGTAAAGAGAGCTGAGCGAAGGCTAAGCCAGACCAATGAGTGTCATGCTGATTACAGGAAGTAGGATGACTTGGAATTTGGAAGTCGTGGGAAGTGAGGATTGGAACTAGGAAGCAGGTAGTTAGAATTGAAAGCAGAAAGCAAGAGGCAGCTGGGAGAGAAGAATTCTATACAGAAAGTCTCTTTGCAGAACCAACCCCCTTCAAAATGAAGTTAGCATACCCCATATATTGGCCTCAAGCTTTAATTAATGCATCAATTAGATAGTCATGTTAACTCACTCTGCGTATTGAGGGCTAAAATGCAATCTAAGGTGATTGGCTACTAGAACAAAAAAGGTAGAGATGGTCCTCTGTGTAGACTATGATACAAGGAAGACACTCACAGTCTAGATAAAGGTTAAGGGGAGAATCTTTACTAACATAATATTCAAGCCCATCAAAGCAAACTCTCCAAAGCATCCCACAAAAATTGATTAACCCATGGACATTGACAGTAGTCTTGACattaaacccaccaattcaattgTATACATACTACAAAAATTACTTGCAAGGCATGCTTAGGAACAAGGTTATAttggtaattttattttgcaaaaaaTTGAGCACCTACAGTGGCATTTTTAGTTTGTACTTCATAGTTGTGTAAACTAGTCAACATTTCTTAATTCTTGAGATTCTGAAGTTGGAGTTCTTGTCCCAGCAACCAATATTTTTATGATCTTTACATCCTTTCCAATTTAATTGTGGTTCCACCCTAAATAAATCCATTATCAACAGCAGGTTTGCAAAAAAACTTAAGAGCAGGTTGATATTATCGCATGGGTAAAACTAGCAAAAAAAGGTATCCATGAATGCTCAGACACAGACACACACACACGTAAAGAAAGAGACTGATCCAGACAACAagggaagagaaaaagaatgtaAACTCTAAAGCTTAATTACCTGCAATGCTTCTAAATATTATCAAGCTCATAgtgatatttatttatgtattcATCTTGCCTGCTCAAAATTACCAATATCCTCTAAAGTATTTAGAGTTAAGGATCTtcataaattcaaatttgctGGACATGTCATCTCTAGTCAAAATTGAGTTAGTTTCCTAATTGGAATCATTATCCTACACATAAAATGTTTCCGGCATTGCTTACCACCAACATGTTTTCAGGAGGTTAGCAAATGTCAGTAGTTTCACCAGAGCAAGTGGCCTCACTCTTTGAATTAATGTAGATAACAGAGGAATTTCCTAGGTGACACAAGCCCATAGTACAAAGTTAACAAGGATCCCATCTTTAGAACCAAATCTCAGCATTCTTTTATTAGAATTTCAAAATATCCTATAAAAAAATCTACATAGCCAAAATTGCAGTTGACCCCTATTTAGAAATTGATTCTAACTTCAAAATTAGGCTAATTGTAGATAGAGATATAAGTAGAATTATTGGCTACAAAACAGCTACCAATTTCAGCAACTGTGCTTGTGCAtctgagagagagagagagagagagtaatGTCATctcacaaaaaaataaaagataattcaGTCTAAAAGAGATAGGACATTTGCTAACCACCAAGCAACTGTAGTGGAGCTTAGCCAAACCTAATCAAATCCACCCAACCCTCCCCcaaccaagaaaagaaaaaggacaaCCTCCAGTCACTCATTTTCCAAATTCAATTGAAGATAAGTCCACAGACCTacagtgttttttttttattttttttgtaccTGAGGGAGCACTACAGCTTGAATCTAAGTTCTCTATCCAATCCGTGCCCACCCTTACAACTTGAGCTAGGACAAGTGGCAACATATATTTTTGCCACGTCGCATTTCCTTCATTTGAACATAAGATGAAATTGTCTACATTTTAAGCTTTGCTCTatcttcaaatttcaaatttccagCCTATATTAACAAACAACCAGCTTTCTTCATCAATTCTGAAATACATTTCctgaaaaatcataattaatcACAATACTTATGCCTTAAATCCATTAAAACTCTTTTCAACTGCTCTTGGTAGAATTAGACACCAAATATTATACTTCTCAACACCATGACAGTACAGATGTCAGGCTGCCATTACTACTTTAAGTGCAATTAAAACTAATTCCAAAGTgcttataaatgaaaaaagaaaaaccagtTCCAAAGCGCATAAAAAGTACTGCAGAAGCCCTGAAGATCCAGCACCAGAGAACATGCCCTAAATAATTCTATCCAATATCATCTAGACATGCATTTTAACAACACCAATATTGGGCACTATGACAAAGCTGCAACTTCATATGCCAGTATGAGAGAGATAACAAGCATCCAGTAATTACAAAAGCAAGCATGATATATAAATCCAGAGAATATATATTCAACtgggaggaaaagaaaaaagcaaacTTTTTGCACTAGATGCCTTCCTAGTCTAGTAGAAAATTGACTTCCTttgctcaagaaattttaaaatgccAATAAAGTAACTAGAACTAAAAATGTCTATCATGGAATTTACTTCTGGTTTTCCATGAACACAAAAATACACGAAATGATTTAGCTTGATATCAGaactaagaaagaaaaagaacttaAAACTATTTCTATCAAATAGGTGCTGCCAAAACATACCGGTGAACTACTGTTTTTTTCTCTGAACTTCTCTTCCCATTCTCTTTGGGCCCTTTCCATTGCTTCATAATGGACAATGAGTTGTGCTTGATGTTCTAGTGCCTTTTCCATGTCTTTCTCTCCTTCAAAcccatgaaaatcaagatcAAAACCGGTTAcatttctttcattctttaaGGCATCTGAATGTAGATTGTCCACTGTACTTTTATTCTCATGAATTTCAGAACCCATTGGCAAAATATGAGGCCCACCTGTGGAGTGATTGGCATTAACTTCTGAAGAGTTTTCAAGTCCTTTTACTTGTGGATCAACCATGATATTGTCTGATTTAAGCTCCTCTGCTACTGATCTGATAAATAAAGCAAGCATagataaatttttgtttactTGACTAATGAGAGTAAATACCTATGAGGAAATCCATGTTATACATGCAAGAACTTAACATGAACCCAGATGAAGAAAATTCTCAACTGAAATCAtttttacaaagaaaaaggaaagaatgaTCCTTGTAATAATATTCTTTCATTTTGATCTTTTAATTCTAcagtttcaaaataaaatgtattGTCTTCATctccttttattctttctttttgtttcctttcatTCCTTCATCCCTTCCCCATtagtctatatatatatatatattgtcattagGAAAAAGAACTGACAAGGGGGGTGGTGGGGGCGCATACCACATCTTGTGATACAATAAAAGACAGAATCATGTACTAACCTTGATTCCCGACGTCTTATCTGCCGGCATGATTTTCCCTGGCGGTGTTTTCGGGATGAAAAACTCATAGATGCAAAACTATTGCGACTTCTCACAAGTTTATCTTTATACCTTTCAGGAGAATGAGAAGCACTCTTGCGGCCTTTCCAAGACAAACTTCTACCAGATGCTGAAGAACAATCAAATTCAGAACCTGAAAGTTCCTCTGACTCTTTTTGTCTCACTTTTGAAGTGACAGAGCTCTCCTCTTCTTTAGTCGAACCATTATTTATGTTGGATTCAAAAGGTGCGTCCTGGTCAGAGCTTGAATCAAGTTCCTCAGATATATCACTTACCCCATTATTCTCCAAAATAGCAAGAACATCTGCTGTAGCCTTTTCAGCCCTCCTCCTTTGGACAGACACAAATTTTAGCTGTTTCTCCAGTTCAGCAACCTAGGTCATATAAATACCAACATTATAAGCCATGAAATGAAGAGTCTATATTTATGCTATATATAAACACAGAtagagagagtgaaagagagagggagagagagaaccAAAACCAGCTAATCTAAAAAGACCTAAGAATAACACGAAAAAATACCCTTTTCGCCAGTTCATCAGCTCTCTGCCTTGCACTTTTTGAGACAGATCGTTCAGACAGTAACCGTGCTCGAAGGAATTCAATGGTCATTGTGGAATCCTCCACATTGCAAGTTGTCCTGACAAAACAAGGACAAAATAATCACCCAAAATCAAACAGCAAACCTAATTTAGTATAACTTTACAAAAGTTCAACATGTTCCCTCCTCCCCATTCAAGTACACCAAGCATGCATGGTGCTTCGTATACATAGAAAGAAACGTCCAAACTCCAAAAACCAAGGTTCCATCAATTCATCCACAAAAGTACAAACAATTACTACAGCTAACGCAAAGACACAAAACCTTATATGATCTTTACATCAAAACTTTAGTTTCTCCTTATGAATAAATGAActtatttatcaaaaaaatgtACATAGGAAGCAGGAAGGCTTGCTTTAAAGGCACAGAAACATGTACTTCCAAGGTATCAAGAGGCTCCCTCCAGAGAAAGGGAACTACcgttaaagaaaaaaaaaatcagtggGAAACTAAACAAGCAACAATAACAGTAAGTAACCACGTTTTAGGTACATCCGAAACTAAATCCTAGCCCTTATGAGAGTTTACCACCAACTACAACTAAAGCGGCACTCTAAACCTCTAAAATTAGCTCCAATATCAGCCACCatagcttgaaaaatcaaagtagGATCAGCATGAGCAGTTCTCATGCTTTCCTAAGCTCTTTTGCTAGCAAACTTTGTAAAGAGACG
Proteins encoded in this region:
- the LOC18586779 gene encoding uncharacterized protein LOC18586779 isoform X1, which codes for MHNSDQVKQDQRTTCNVEDSTMTIEFLRARLLSERSVSKSARQRADELAKRVAELEKQLKFVSVQRRRAEKATADVLAILENNGVSDISEELDSSSDQDAPFESNINNGSTKEEESSVTSKVRQKESEELSGSEFDCSSASGRSLSWKGRKSASHSPERYKDKLVRSRNSFASMSFSSRKHRQGKSCRQIRRRESRSVAEELKSDNIMVDPQVKGLENSSEVNANHSTGGPHILPMGSEIHENKSTVDNLHSDALKNERNVTGFDLDFHGFEGEKDMEKALEHQAQLIVHYEAMERAQREWEEKFREKNSSSPDSCDPGNHSDVTEERDEIKAQAQYVSGTATSQVQGAEEEHISFSAELPKIHSNDLVPPSQADMDRLQDWRYSRSLSPESLNPNSPGQKLTFLMAKENHHQSMQSNNSPSNSSHHFAHPHDSPGNQAVQHISSDLGSHSCRELPRNKNELYALVPHETSGRFTGVLDSLKQARLSLQQKISTLSLVEGASVGKAIETSGSGRKVGERVEIPLGCSGLFRVPTDISVEAPKANFLGSSSQLSLANHYPDRGVAPTASNHLLTTSYMNTQSSSSSNYQPVSSDRFFSGPYMYPRTSSSPFPTAFASSGYIKDDQILTGQCEETGSRLSTPKPSFDPSLEPVLPSSSLQNYPTFPSYPDLVPQIHAKEGFPAFHTTRSVGATPDWFSFYDSHFRPDIHRL
- the LOC18586779 gene encoding uncharacterized protein LOC18586779 isoform X2, whose product is MHNSDQVKQDQRTTCNVEDSTMTIEFLRARLLSERSVSKSARQRADELAKRVAELEKQLKFVSVQRRRAEKATADVLAILENNGVSDISEELDSSSDQDAPFESNINNGSTKEEESSVTSKVRQKESEELSGSEFDCSSASGRSLSWKGRKSASHSPERYKDKLVRSRNSFASMSFSSRKHRQGKSCRQIRRRESRSVAEELKSDNIMVDPQVKGLENSSEVNANHSTGEKDMEKALEHQAQLIVHYEAMERAQREWEEKFREKNSSSPDSCDPGNHSDVTEERDEIKAQAQYVSGTATSQVQGAEEEHISFSAELPKIHSNDLVPPSQADMDRLQDWRYSRSLSPESLNPNSPGQKLTFLMAKENHHQSMQSNNSPSNSSHHFAHPHDSPGNQAVQHISSDLGSHSCRELPRNKNELYALVPHETSGRFTGVLDSLKQARLSLQQKISTLSLVEGASVGKAIETSGSGRKVGERVEIPLGCSGLFRVPTDISVEAPKANFLGSSSQLSLANHYPDRGVAPTASNHLLTTSYMNTQSSSSSNYQPVSSDRFFSGPYMYPRTSSSPFPTAFASSGYIKDDQILTGQCEETGSRLSTPKPSFDPSLEPVLPSSSLQNYPTFPSYPDLVPQIHAKEGFPAFHTTRSVGATPDWFSFYDSHFRPDIHRL